The following are encoded in a window of Arthrobacter sp. NicSoilB4 genomic DNA:
- a CDS encoding DUF5998 family protein: MSFQSPTSKPQATVPGRPGTHHQGLHDHSAQGQSLEGALQQAGFYPRLVADVVADALDGRDCVAHLVHLETHFDRAEVRRHITVLVLTEDMLVITHVDDQQLDEAGEQTVAQVSTESVPVAQIRSVVLSYVYAQPQDYKSSDPVRELTLSIAWSGGQRLDMGPASCGDPQCEADHGYSGTIAQEDIVLRISAEADGLQAVQDAKLFARALRAVNTGSSAPVPHTGPGLPPRPRMGVFGSRVSRGHQR; encoded by the coding sequence ATGAGCTTTCAGTCTCCGACATCCAAGCCCCAGGCGACCGTCCCCGGACGCCCGGGCACGCACCACCAGGGCCTGCATGACCACAGTGCGCAGGGTCAAAGCCTGGAAGGGGCCCTCCAGCAGGCCGGTTTCTACCCCCGCCTGGTGGCCGACGTCGTTGCCGACGCCCTTGACGGGCGTGACTGCGTGGCCCACCTGGTGCACCTCGAGACGCACTTCGACCGCGCCGAGGTCCGCCGCCACATCACCGTGCTGGTCCTGACGGAGGACATGCTGGTCATCACCCATGTGGACGACCAGCAGCTGGACGAGGCGGGGGAGCAGACGGTGGCGCAGGTCTCCACTGAATCCGTGCCCGTGGCGCAGATCCGCTCCGTGGTGCTCAGCTACGTGTACGCCCAGCCGCAGGACTACAAATCGTCGGATCCGGTCCGCGAGCTGACCCTGTCCATCGCCTGGTCCGGCGGCCAGCGGCTGGACATGGGTCCGGCCAGCTGCGGTGACCCGCAGTGCGAGGCCGATCATGGCTACAGCGGCACGATCGCCCAAGAGGACATCGTGCTCCGGATCAGTGCCGAAGCCGACGGCCTGCAGGCCGTCCAGGACGCCAAGCTGTTCGCCCGAGCCCTGCGCGCCGTGAACACGGGATCCTCCGCGCCGGTGCCCCACACCGGCCCCGGGCTCCCGCCCCGCCCGCGGATGGGTGTCTTCGGGAGCCGCGTCAGCCGCGGCCACCAGCGCTGA
- a CDS encoding nucleotide pyrophosphatase/phosphodiesterase family protein: MSSAPPPVRTTARTTAGNLPPAPAFGERSVAEVLTSAAASLGVPGFENRLNLPASQRVCVVLADGLGRNLLKQKSAHTPFLRAVLQSGQGRVPVSLDSAFPSTTAASLASFGTGLPAGQHGMVGYDVLDPDQDRVVNMLGGWDAGVDPHVWQPFPTVFERAAEHADVTTVCLPQFSDSAMTRAALRGGRHVTATTSHARTAAAAEAMAGAGRSLMYFYVNELDKAGHRHGCQSPQWEHQLEELDATVKRLSATLPAGTTILLTADHGMLDVPESQRIDYSADPALVAGVRHTAGEPRMVHLYLEEPEGDAGRARLIDAWRARFGERIWAFTREEAIAAGLFGEVRAEVAPRIGDVMIAAREPLAFYDTRRVRPTALEVVGQHGSLTKAEREVPLLCFQADGKRAPRA, from the coding sequence ATGTCCTCCGCACCGCCCCCGGTCCGGACCACAGCCCGGACCACGGCAGGGAACCTGCCCCCAGCGCCTGCCTTCGGTGAACGGTCCGTCGCCGAGGTGCTCACGAGCGCCGCTGCCAGCCTGGGCGTTCCCGGCTTCGAGAACCGCCTGAACCTGCCCGCCTCCCAGCGCGTCTGCGTGGTCCTCGCCGACGGGCTGGGCCGTAACCTGTTGAAGCAGAAGTCGGCGCACACGCCGTTCCTTCGCGCCGTCCTGCAGTCCGGCCAGGGGCGGGTGCCGGTCTCCCTGGACTCGGCCTTTCCCTCCACCACCGCAGCGTCGCTGGCCAGCTTCGGCACCGGGCTCCCGGCCGGGCAGCACGGCATGGTGGGCTATGACGTGCTGGACCCGGACCAGGACCGGGTGGTCAACATGCTCGGCGGCTGGGATGCCGGCGTCGATCCGCACGTGTGGCAGCCTTTCCCCACCGTGTTCGAACGGGCCGCGGAACACGCCGACGTCACCACCGTCTGCCTCCCGCAGTTCAGCGACTCCGCCATGACCCGGGCCGCGCTGCGCGGCGGCCGCCATGTCACTGCCACCACCTCACACGCCAGGACCGCGGCCGCCGCGGAGGCGATGGCCGGCGCCGGGAGGTCGCTGATGTATTTCTACGTCAACGAACTGGACAAGGCCGGGCACCGCCACGGCTGCCAGTCACCGCAGTGGGAACACCAGCTCGAGGAACTCGACGCCACCGTCAAACGGCTCAGCGCCACACTGCCGGCAGGCACCACCATCCTGCTCACGGCGGACCACGGCATGCTCGATGTGCCGGAATCCCAGCGGATCGACTATTCGGCCGACCCTGCCCTCGTTGCGGGGGTCCGCCACACGGCCGGCGAGCCGCGGATGGTCCACCTCTACCTTGAAGAGCCGGAAGGCGACGCCGGCCGGGCACGGCTGATTGATGCGTGGCGTGCGCGCTTCGGCGAGCGGATCTGGGCCTTCACCCGGGAGGAGGCCATCGCGGCGGGTCTCTTCGGTGAAGTTCGTGCCGAGGTGGCCCCGCGGATCGGCGACGTGATGATCGCTGCCCGGGAGCCGCTGGCGTTCTATGACACCCGGCGCGTCCGGCCCACAGCCCTTGAAGTGGTGGGCCAGCACGGTTCGCTGACGAAGGCCGAACGCGAAGTCCCGCTGCTCTGCTTCCAGGCGGATGGAAAAAGGGCCCCCCGCGCCTGA